One Bacillus sp. F19 genomic region harbors:
- a CDS encoding SRPBCC family protein, whose translation MNQNNATNKIATQVGEREIVITRVFDAPRDLVFDAWTKEEHLSKWWGPRGFTTTFQKFDMKPGGTWQFIMHGPDGVDYPNTNVFVAVVKPERIVIKHAVFPHFLATAIFEDLDGMTKLTYSTVFEENAAVFDKVKTYAVPGAEQTMDRLEEHLASMS comes from the coding sequence ATGAACCAAAACAACGCAACAAACAAAATCGCAACGCAAGTAGGTGAACGCGAGATTGTGATCACCCGCGTATTTGATGCTCCACGCGATCTTGTGTTTGATGCCTGGACGAAAGAGGAGCACCTGTCGAAGTGGTGGGGACCTCGAGGTTTTACGACGACTTTTCAGAAGTTTGATATGAAACCGGGCGGTACATGGCAGTTTATCATGCACGGTCCTGATGGCGTTGATTATCCCAATACCAACGTCTTTGTCGCGGTCGTTAAACCCGAGCGAATCGTCATCAAACATGCTGTGTTTCCCCATTTTCTGGCGACAGCAATCTTTGAGGATCTGGATGGTATGACCAAACTCACTTATAGCACAGTTTTTGAAGAAAATGCCGCTGTATTCGATAAGGTGAAAACATATGCCGTCCCAGGTGCCGAACAGACCATGGATCGTCTTGAGGAGCATCTGGCAAGTATGTCTTAA
- a CDS encoding class I SAM-dependent methyltransferase, producing the protein MNKDKIIRTFDKQAKIYEKRRRKRSERKWREKLLSSARGKVLEVAVGAGANFHFYPQGVEVTAIDFSEGMLKKAKEAAIEEGIEAQFILSDVESLSFEDNSFDTVISTLSLCGYEDPMKILNSFNKWCKPDGQILLLEHGKSSNSMIGYFQTMLNPLNRKVAGCYLNRDMLHIVEHSNIHIERMEHYLTGAVHLVWAKPNKHISIQ; encoded by the coding sequence ATGAACAAAGATAAGATCATTAGAACTTTTGATAAACAAGCAAAAATATATGAAAAGAGAAGAAGAAAACGGTCAGAAAGAAAATGGCGAGAAAAATTACTCTCATCTGCAAGAGGGAAAGTGCTGGAGGTAGCTGTTGGTGCGGGAGCAAACTTTCATTTTTATCCTCAAGGAGTAGAAGTGACAGCAATTGACTTCAGTGAGGGAATGTTAAAGAAAGCAAAAGAAGCTGCGATTGAAGAAGGTATAGAAGCCCAATTTATCCTTTCTGATGTTGAATCCCTTTCGTTTGAGGATAATTCATTTGATACGGTTATCTCTACATTATCGCTGTGTGGATATGAAGATCCTATGAAAATATTAAATTCATTTAATAAGTGGTGTAAACCTGACGGACAAATTCTTTTATTAGAACATGGAAAAAGCTCAAACTCTATGATTGGATACTTTCAAACGATGCTTAATCCACTTAATAGAAAGGTCGCAGGCTGCTATTTAAATCGTGATATGCTTCACATCGTTGAACACTCTAACATTCACATTGAGAGGATGGAACATTATCTGACTGGTGCGGTTCATTTAGTTTGGGCAAAACCGAATAAGCATATTTCAATACAATGA
- a CDS encoding aminopeptidase, producing MKDFYINLDRYAELAVKVGVNIQKGQTLVIKTTLNSIELVRLIVNKAYEAGAGDVVVDWRDDIVDRMRFEMANEEVFKTLSYWYAREKEELAEKGAAFMHIDSSSPDFLKGIPVERVSNFNKAKGKAMYPYSRYVQKDKISWTMIASPSADWAAKVFPDAPKEKQVDLLWDAIFRATRSNLEDPVKAWKEHVENLQEKTTYLNKKRYKMLVYEAPGTELTVELPKGHVWIGARNINPEGIEFISNIPVEEVYTAPLKTGVNGYVTSTKPLSYGGNIIDDFTLTFENGRIISVEAKKGEEILKNLIATDEGSSYLGEVALVPFNSPISQSNVLFFKTLFDENASNHLAIGSPYSICLEGGKTMTSEELVKNGFNESTTHVDFMIGSADMDIDGITSDGTREAIFRKGNWA from the coding sequence ATGAAAGATTTCTATATAAATTTAGATAGGTACGCTGAATTGGCAGTTAAGGTTGGAGTTAACATCCAAAAAGGGCAGACGCTGGTTATTAAAACTACACTCAACTCAATTGAATTGGTTCGGTTAATTGTTAATAAAGCCTATGAGGCTGGAGCAGGAGACGTTGTAGTGGACTGGAGAGACGATATTGTTGATAGAATGCGTTTTGAGATGGCAAATGAAGAGGTATTTAAAACCTTATCATACTGGTATGCTAGAGAGAAAGAAGAACTAGCTGAAAAAGGAGCAGCTTTTATGCATATCGACTCTTCAAGCCCCGATTTTTTAAAGGGTATTCCAGTAGAAAGAGTTTCAAATTTTAATAAGGCTAAGGGAAAAGCAATGTATCCATATAGTCGATATGTACAGAAAGATAAGATTAGCTGGACGATGATAGCCAGTCCATCTGCTGATTGGGCTGCGAAAGTGTTCCCTGATGCTCCGAAAGAAAAACAGGTTGATTTATTATGGGATGCAATTTTTAGAGCAACTCGCTCAAATTTAGAGGATCCTGTTAAAGCATGGAAAGAACATGTTGAAAACCTACAAGAAAAAACTACTTATCTAAATAAAAAACGATATAAAATGTTGGTTTATGAAGCACCCGGTACTGAACTAACCGTGGAGCTTCCAAAAGGGCATGTCTGGATTGGAGCAAGGAACATAAACCCAGAAGGAATTGAGTTTATCTCAAATATCCCGGTTGAGGAAGTTTATACTGCTCCTCTTAAGACGGGTGTAAATGGATATGTCACCAGCACTAAGCCTCTTAGTTATGGTGGTAATATTATTGACGATTTCACTCTTACCTTTGAAAATGGAAGGATTATTAGTGTTGAGGCTAAAAAGGGGGAGGAGATTTTGAAAAACCTCATTGCAACTGATGAAGGATCTTCTTATCTCGGTGAAGTGGCCCTTGTTCCCTTTAACTCACCTATTTCTCAGTCAAATGTTTTGTTCTTTAAAACGCTATTTGATGAAAATGCTTCGAACCACCTTGCTATTGGCAGCCCATATTCAATTTGTCTTGAAGGTGGTAAAACAATGACCTCAGAGGAGCTTGTGAAGAATGGGTTCAATGAGAGTACAACACATGTTGATTTTATGATTGGTTCTGCTGATATGGACATCGACGGTATAACTTCTGACGGAACAAGAGAAGCAATTTTCCGTAAAGGAAACTGGGCATAG
- a CDS encoding enoyl-CoA hydratase, producing the protein MPLKVGDIITFERTFTVRDVELFTEISGDEGIHHITPDEQGRLVIQGLLTATLPTKVAGDNNVLARSTNFEFLRPVFTGDTIICEVKIEKYEMQENNRTAFIASFLCKNQNEKEVLKGDVSGVIL; encoded by the coding sequence ATGCCATTAAAAGTAGGAGATATAATTACGTTTGAACGGACTTTTACAGTAAGGGATGTTGAATTATTTACTGAGATTTCAGGTGATGAAGGGATTCATCATATAACCCCAGATGAACAGGGAAGACTTGTAATTCAAGGGTTATTAACGGCAACTCTGCCAACAAAAGTAGCTGGAGATAATAACGTACTGGCTCGTAGTACGAATTTTGAGTTTTTAAGACCTGTGTTTACGGGAGATACAATAATATGTGAAGTTAAAATTGAAAAATACGAAATGCAAGAAAATAATAGAACAGCTTTTATTGCATCCTTTTTATGTAAAAATCAGAATGAAAAAGAAGTATTGAAAGGGGATGTTTCAGGAGTAATACTTTAA